One window of Xanthomonas sp. 10-10 genomic DNA carries:
- a CDS encoding DUF3817 domain-containing protein has translation MRSAATLSPMGRLFAVAALIEGVTWAGLLLGMLLKYGTQTTEAVVWLFGRLHGGAFLFYVLVSVLAALRLRWPWWAWALSLLAALPPLVTVPLEMWFRRIGLLGQRPPLAG, from the coding sequence ATGCGTTCTGCTGCTACGTTGTCGCCGATGGGGCGGCTGTTTGCGGTTGCCGCCTTGATCGAAGGCGTGACCTGGGCCGGGCTGTTGCTCGGCATGTTGCTCAAGTACGGCACACAGACCACCGAGGCGGTGGTGTGGCTGTTCGGTCGCCTGCACGGCGGTGCCTTTCTGTTTTACGTACTGGTCAGCGTGCTCGCCGCGCTGCGGCTGCGCTGGCCGTGGTGGGCCTGGGCGCTGAGCTTGCTGGCCGCGCTGCCGCCGTTGGTGACGGTGCCGTTGGAGATGTGGTTCCGGCGTATCGGCTTGCTTGGCCAGCGGCCGCCGTTGGCAGGTTGA
- a CDS encoding M1 family aminopeptidase — protein sequence MVALLALASSSLMAAAPTLPGAGFEVERYHVQLRPDLSTTALSGAQRIRLRSTSDHLTQLTFSPNALQILSAELNGQPIATTSTAEGITFALPTALAKGDRAWLTFKIVGVPAQGVVRAASGFYTSYFACDWMVCLQDSPGQKASFSLDLFVPAGIETLSIGAALPRQELSNGLVLHRWRSTRPYSAYLFGFAVGNFSQQSSNTTAGRFVYLDGTGQAANLATAFQQTPSIAAFFANAAGVSLPDRRYTQLLVPGQEAQEAATFSLIGAQELQDEQEDATSAWIIAHEMAHQWWGNLVTCASWQDFWLNEGITTFMVAAWKQHAFGDATYQQELDEARRRLAIARDAGFDKPLAWSGQYPSLRLRRAVQYSKGALFLAQLRQTLGEQAFWAGMRRYTRDNAGKTVVSHDLQSAMERSSGRDLSVLFAQWVYGDNVGG from the coding sequence GTGGTTGCACTGCTGGCACTCGCATCGTCTTCGCTGATGGCCGCAGCGCCGACGCTGCCGGGCGCAGGGTTCGAGGTGGAGCGCTATCACGTGCAGTTGCGCCCGGACCTCTCCACCACCGCGCTCTCCGGCGCACAGCGCATTCGCCTGCGCAGCACGTCCGACCACCTCACCCAGCTGACGTTCTCGCCTAATGCACTGCAGATCCTCTCGGCCGAACTGAATGGTCAGCCGATCGCAACGACCAGCACCGCCGAAGGCATCACGTTTGCGTTGCCGACCGCGCTTGCCAAAGGTGACCGTGCCTGGCTCACCTTCAAGATCGTCGGCGTGCCGGCGCAGGGAGTTGTCCGCGCAGCCAGCGGCTTCTACACCAGCTACTTCGCCTGCGACTGGATGGTCTGCCTGCAGGACAGCCCCGGCCAGAAAGCGTCTTTCTCTCTGGATCTTTTTGTTCCTGCCGGCATCGAGACGCTGAGCATCGGCGCAGCCTTGCCCCGGCAGGAGCTTTCGAACGGCCTGGTGCTGCACCGCTGGCGCTCTACCAGGCCGTACTCGGCCTATCTGTTCGGATTTGCGGTCGGGAACTTCTCGCAGCAGTCATCCAATACCACCGCTGGTAGGTTCGTCTATCTCGATGGCACCGGTCAGGCTGCGAACCTGGCCACTGCATTCCAGCAGACACCATCCATTGCCGCATTTTTTGCGAACGCGGCAGGCGTATCACTGCCGGATCGTCGTTACACCCAGCTCCTGGTCCCCGGACAGGAGGCACAGGAAGCGGCCACGTTCTCGCTCATCGGTGCGCAAGAACTGCAAGACGAGCAGGAAGATGCCACCTCGGCATGGATCATCGCGCATGAAATGGCGCATCAGTGGTGGGGAAATCTTGTCACCTGCGCGTCGTGGCAGGACTTCTGGTTGAACGAGGGCATCACCACGTTCATGGTCGCCGCGTGGAAACAACACGCCTTTGGCGATGCGACGTACCAGCAGGAGCTGGATGAAGCACGCCGCCGGCTTGCCATTGCCCGTGACGCCGGCTTCGACAAACCGCTTGCCTGGTCGGGCCAGTATCCTTCGTTACGTCTCCGCCGCGCCGTGCAGTACAGCAAGGGCGCGCTATTCCTTGCGCAGTTGCGGCAAACGCTTGGCGAACAGGCGTTCTGGGCGGGCATGCGCCGCTATACGCGGGATAATGCGGGCAAAACGGTCGTCAGTCACGATCTTCAGTCGGCAATGGAGCGCTCCAGCGGGCGCGATCTTTCAGTGCTGTTCGCGCAGTGGGTGTATGGCGACAACGTGGGCGGCTGA
- a CDS encoding DPP IV N-terminal domain-containing protein, with translation MPTPLPLRHLLTALMTALLPAVASAQAAGVTEADYARAERLIYYAAQPLVDHAATRIDWLDATHMVYVDHDAKGNRLLQLDTTTGKTAPIFKQSALVASLNTLLKTGDKPLKADTFAPVVKVTADGRYRLNVRDTAVVCDARARCSKLYAQDKPEPGVLSPDKRSEAFIRNWNLWVRELATGKETQLTRDGVENFGYATDNAGWQHSDNAIVAWSPDSRKIATFQQDQRKTGDMYLVSTKLGHPELQSWKYPLAGDKDVTMIERVIIDVPSASVVRLKMPADQHRSTLCDDVSCSPGLWDDVKWAPDSKTLAFASTSRFHKQVWLRIADAGTGAVRTAFDETAKTYYESGQVAANWAYLPGSNEAVWFSERSDWGQLYLYDLATGKPKRAITTGEGNVTELLRVDPVTRTAWFVGVGKVAGVDPYYQQLWKVSLDGGEPVLLTPEVADHSIALSPDGKRFVDTYSTSVTPPVSVLRDAADGRTLSTIATADISRLKAAGWVPPEPITVKARDGKTTLYGLMFKPSNFDPARKYPVIDYVYPGPQTGSVRGRSFLAGHGDNQSLAELGFIVIAIDGMGTPWRSKTFHDTWYANMGDNTLPDQVAAVKELGQRYRWFDTSRVGIWGHSGGGNASTAAMLRYPNFFKVAWSESGNHDNRGYEDDWAEKYHGEHIVNKDGTSNYDDQANATHASKLKGKLMLVHGTLDDNVPPYLTLLVADALIKANKDFDMLMLPNAKHGYGELTPYVARRRWDYFVQHLLGATPPAQYQMKPMPEK, from the coding sequence ATGCCTACACCGTTGCCGTTGCGCCACCTGCTCACCGCCCTGATGACCGCCCTGCTGCCCGCCGTGGCCAGCGCGCAGGCAGCGGGCGTGACTGAAGCCGATTACGCGCGTGCCGAGCGCCTGATCTACTACGCCGCGCAGCCGCTGGTGGACCACGCCGCCACCCGCATCGACTGGCTGGACGCCACGCATATGGTCTATGTCGATCACGATGCCAAGGGCAACCGGCTGCTGCAGCTGGATACCACCACCGGCAAGACCGCACCGATCTTCAAACAGTCCGCGCTGGTCGCCTCGCTCAATACGCTCCTGAAGACCGGCGACAAGCCGCTCAAGGCCGACACCTTCGCGCCGGTGGTCAAGGTCACCGCCGATGGCCGCTACCGCCTCAACGTGCGCGATACCGCCGTGGTCTGCGACGCGCGTGCGCGCTGCAGCAAGCTGTATGCGCAGGACAAGCCCGAACCGGGCGTGCTGTCGCCGGACAAGCGCAGCGAGGCCTTCATCCGCAACTGGAACCTGTGGGTGCGCGAGCTGGCTACCGGCAAGGAAACCCAGCTCACCCGCGATGGCGTGGAAAACTTCGGCTACGCCACCGACAACGCCGGCTGGCAGCACAGCGACAACGCCATCGTTGCGTGGTCGCCGGACTCGCGCAAGATCGCCACCTTCCAGCAGGACCAGCGCAAGACCGGCGACATGTACCTGGTCAGCACCAAGCTTGGGCATCCGGAACTGCAGTCGTGGAAATACCCGCTGGCCGGCGACAAGGACGTGACCATGATCGAGCGCGTCATCATCGACGTGCCCAGTGCCAGCGTGGTGCGGCTGAAGATGCCCGCCGACCAGCACCGCTCCACGCTGTGCGACGACGTCAGCTGCTCGCCGGGCCTGTGGGACGATGTGAAATGGGCGCCGGACAGCAAGACCCTGGCGTTCGCCTCGACCTCGCGCTTCCACAAGCAGGTCTGGCTGCGTATCGCCGATGCCGGCACCGGCGCGGTGCGCACCGCCTTCGACGAAACCGCCAAGACCTATTACGAAAGCGGCCAGGTCGCCGCCAACTGGGCCTACCTGCCCGGCAGCAACGAGGCCGTGTGGTTCTCCGAGCGTAGCGATTGGGGCCAGCTGTATCTCTACGACCTGGCCACCGGCAAACCCAAGCGCGCCATCACCACCGGCGAAGGCAACGTCACCGAACTGCTGCGCGTGGACCCGGTGACGCGCACGGCATGGTTTGTCGGCGTGGGCAAGGTGGCGGGCGTGGACCCGTACTACCAGCAGCTGTGGAAGGTGAGCCTGGACGGCGGCGAGCCGGTGCTGCTCACGCCCGAGGTCGCCGACCACAGCATCGCGCTGTCACCCGATGGCAAGCGCTTTGTCGACACCTATTCCACCTCGGTCACGCCGCCAGTGAGCGTGCTGCGCGATGCCGCCGACGGGCGCACGCTCAGCACCATCGCCACCGCCGACATCAGCCGCCTCAAGGCCGCCGGCTGGGTGCCGCCGGAGCCGATCACGGTCAAGGCGCGCGATGGCAAGACCACGCTGTACGGGCTGATGTTCAAGCCCAGCAACTTCGACCCGGCACGCAAGTACCCGGTGATCGACTACGTCTACCCCGGCCCGCAGACCGGCTCGGTCCGCGGCCGCAGCTTCCTGGCCGGCCATGGCGACAACCAGTCGCTGGCCGAACTGGGCTTCATCGTCATCGCCATCGACGGCATGGGCACGCCGTGGCGCTCCAAGACCTTCCACGACACCTGGTACGCCAACATGGGCGACAACACCCTGCCCGACCAAGTGGCCGCGGTGAAGGAACTCGGCCAGCGCTACCGGTGGTTCGACACCAGCCGTGTCGGCATCTGGGGGCATTCGGGCGGCGGCAATGCCTCCACCGCCGCGATGCTGCGCTACCCGAACTTCTTCAAGGTGGCCTGGTCGGAAAGCGGCAACCACGACAACCGCGGCTACGAGGACGACTGGGCCGAGAAGTATCACGGCGAGCACATCGTCAACAAGGACGGCACGTCCAACTACGACGACCAGGCCAACGCCACCCACGCCAGCAAGCTCAAAGGCAAGCTGATGCTGGTGCACGGCACGCTGGACGACAACGTGCCGCCGTACCTGACGTTGCTGGTCGCCGATGCGCTGATCAAGGCCAACAAGGACTTCGACATGCTGATGCTGCCCAACGCCAAACATGGCTACGGCGAGCTCACTCCCTACGTCGCCCGCCGCCGCTGGGACTATTTCGTGCAGCACCTGCTCGGTGCCACGCCTCCGGCGCAATATCAAATGAAGCCGATGCCGGAGAAGTAA
- a CDS encoding YiiX/YebB-like N1pC/P60 family cysteine hydrolase — MKAQTMRIAPVLLLLLIALLPGTALALRVHDGDLLFVTAARTGLSGAIDDATATRGELSFDHVALVAHAGDTQVVLHADEHGSREQPLQAFIDEATARHRQVVVYRLTPEHRVAISDAIAQARRMLGKPYNQTYVQDDNSYYCSDFIERAFRAHHVFALQPMNFRNLQTGQVSPYWTEFYRSKGMAVPQGLPGTNPNDMATAAALRVVGRLN; from the coding sequence CTGAAAGCTCAGACCATGCGCATTGCCCCGGTGCTGTTGTTGCTGCTGATCGCCTTATTGCCCGGCACCGCGCTTGCGCTGCGGGTGCACGATGGCGACCTGCTGTTCGTTACCGCGGCACGCACCGGCCTGAGCGGCGCCATCGACGACGCGACCGCCACACGGGGCGAGCTCAGCTTCGACCATGTCGCGCTGGTGGCGCATGCCGGCGATACGCAGGTGGTGCTGCATGCGGACGAACATGGCTCGCGCGAGCAACCCTTGCAGGCGTTCATCGATGAAGCCACCGCCAGGCACCGGCAGGTCGTCGTGTACCGGCTCACCCCCGAGCATCGCGTTGCCATCTCCGATGCCATCGCGCAGGCGCGGCGCATGCTCGGCAAACCGTACAACCAGACCTACGTGCAGGACGACAACAGTTATTACTGCTCGGACTTCATCGAGCGCGCCTTCCGCGCACATCACGTGTTTGCGCTGCAACCGATGAACTTCAGGAACCTGCAGACCGGTCAGGTGTCGCCATACTGGACCGAGTTCTATCGCAGCAAGGGCATGGCCGTGCCGCAGGGCCTGCCCGGCACCAATCCGAACGATATGGCCACGGCCGCGGCGTTGCGCGTGGTTGGTCGTCTGAACTGA
- a CDS encoding alpha/beta hydrolase-fold protein produces the protein MLLLIGCGKAPPPAPTPTAAAAPASTARTPAHAPGGQRGDGQPYELADTQVWDVPDPATGRTYQVFVALPRGYADNPQRRYPVLYATDGDYAFPLVKQIARRLNGEGPAIADFILVGLSYAVGDEPMPSRRRDYTPTPEDGPGAAPVATHGKGADYIRYLRDRVLPFVANRYRTDEQRRLYLGHSYGGLLGTQILLSTPDMFAGYILGSPSYWYGEHAMVAQEASFAASHTDLPAQVYMYVGEYEQVRYHQNHDMVVDARNMAQALRERHYPSLHVELEVLNDEDHLTIGPRGATHGLKALLGIKTPEVSQQ, from the coding sequence CTGTTGCTACTGATTGGCTGCGGCAAGGCACCACCGCCAGCACCGACACCCACTGCCGCAGCGGCACCAGCGTCCACAGCGCGTACGCCCGCTCACGCGCCTGGTGGCCAGCGTGGCGATGGTCAACCGTATGAACTGGCCGATACCCAGGTCTGGGATGTGCCCGATCCGGCAACAGGTCGAACCTACCAGGTCTTCGTCGCGCTGCCACGTGGCTATGCGGACAATCCGCAGCGCCGCTACCCGGTGCTGTATGCCACCGATGGCGACTATGCGTTTCCACTGGTCAAGCAGATCGCGCGTCGTTTGAACGGCGAAGGGCCGGCCATCGCCGATTTCATTCTGGTCGGGCTGTCCTACGCCGTCGGCGACGAGCCCATGCCGAGCCGCAGACGCGATTACACGCCCACACCGGAGGATGGCCCGGGCGCAGCGCCGGTTGCCACCCACGGCAAGGGTGCCGACTACATCCGTTACCTGCGCGATCGCGTACTGCCGTTCGTTGCCAACCGTTACCGAACCGACGAACAGCGGCGCCTGTATCTGGGGCATTCGTACGGCGGCCTGCTGGGCACGCAGATCCTGTTGAGCACACCGGACATGTTCGCCGGCTACATCCTGGGCAGCCCTTCGTACTGGTATGGCGAGCACGCGATGGTGGCGCAGGAGGCAAGCTTTGCTGCCTCGCATACCGACCTGCCGGCACAGGTCTACATGTACGTCGGCGAGTACGAGCAAGTGCGCTATCACCAGAATCACGACATGGTCGTCGACGCACGGAACATGGCGCAGGCACTGCGCGAACGACACTATCCGTCGTTGCATGTCGAGCTGGAAGTTCTCAACGACGAGGACCACCTGACCATCGGGCCACGCGGCGCCACGCACGGCTTGAAGGCCTTGCTCGGGATAAAAACTCCTGAGGTGAGCCAGCAGTGA
- a CDS encoding S9 family peptidase: MRDWMMGVLSVLAWGVASPGYAQGAPESVDLVPYLKSDQFERIKISPSGAYFALTMPLEDRTVLGIVRRQDKVATAKVTGGVNSVVDDFWWASDERIVVSMAQRLGSRDEPVAIGQLHAIDADGKNARLLASPYGTNPDINGAQLKMDLDPATYMLDTLPGDARNILVSAVPFVGDPNVRIDKLDIQTGRRTTVATSPVRRAGFVTDQQGRIRFANGLDISNVSKLYYRDSDDAPWRLINDAASSKQRQFPLGFSADGSRAYLQVEQAAGTDVLVAWDPATSKTTPLLHDDTVDPYRILRDLDGTTPIGASYMSDRVRNRFFDETSPTARLYRSLEKAFDGNAVYITSATSDRRLVLVYVWSDRNNGDYYLFDTVSKKADRVFSRREWFAPDGVPATRQVSFKARDGLLLHGYLTQPLHAQAGTPRPLIVMPHGGPFGIFDKWEFDDDTQLLAAAGYAVLRVNYRGSANYGYAFTQAGAREWGGRMQDDVTDATRWAIGEGIADASRICIYGASYGGYAALMGVAREPALYRCAAGYVGVYDLDMMARDTGRSARWARNWTVDWLGARDTLAARSPVTLARQIKVPVFLAAGGKDERAPIEHTKAMERALKGAGVPVESLYFPNEGHGFYTEAHRREYYTRLLAFLSKQLGGGTAK, from the coding sequence ATGCGTGACTGGATGATGGGCGTGCTGAGTGTGCTGGCGTGGGGAGTGGCGAGCCCGGGATACGCGCAGGGCGCGCCGGAGAGCGTGGATCTGGTGCCGTATCTCAAGAGCGATCAGTTCGAGCGGATCAAGATTTCGCCGTCCGGTGCGTACTTCGCACTGACCATGCCGCTGGAAGATCGCACCGTGTTGGGCATCGTGCGGCGGCAGGACAAGGTGGCCACGGCCAAGGTCACCGGCGGCGTCAACAGCGTGGTGGACGATTTCTGGTGGGCCAGCGATGAGCGCATCGTGGTGTCGATGGCGCAGCGGCTGGGCTCGCGCGACGAGCCGGTGGCGATCGGCCAGCTGCATGCCATCGATGCCGACGGCAAGAATGCTCGACTGCTGGCCAGCCCGTACGGCACCAACCCGGACATCAACGGCGCGCAGTTGAAGATGGACCTGGACCCGGCCACCTACATGCTGGATACCTTGCCGGGCGACGCGCGCAACATCCTGGTGTCGGCGGTTCCGTTCGTGGGCGATCCCAACGTCCGCATCGACAAGCTGGACATCCAGACCGGCCGGCGCACGACCGTTGCCACCTCGCCGGTACGCCGGGCAGGATTTGTGACCGATCAGCAAGGGCGTATCCGCTTTGCCAACGGCCTGGACATCAGCAATGTCAGCAAGCTGTATTACCGCGACAGCGACGATGCGCCGTGGCGGCTCATCAACGATGCGGCCAGCAGCAAGCAGCGCCAGTTTCCGCTGGGGTTTTCCGCCGATGGCAGCCGCGCGTATCTGCAGGTGGAGCAGGCGGCCGGTACAGATGTGCTGGTAGCGTGGGACCCGGCAACCAGCAAGACGACACCGCTGTTGCACGACGATACCGTGGACCCATACCGCATCCTGCGCGATCTGGATGGCACCACGCCGATCGGTGCGTCGTACATGAGCGATCGCGTGCGCAATCGTTTCTTCGACGAGACGTCGCCCACCGCCAGGCTGTACCGCAGCCTGGAAAAGGCCTTCGACGGCAACGCGGTCTATATCACCTCGGCCACCAGCGACCGCCGCCTGGTGCTGGTGTATGTGTGGAGCGATCGCAACAACGGTGACTATTACCTGTTCGACACGGTCAGCAAGAAGGCCGACCGGGTGTTCAGCCGCCGCGAATGGTTTGCGCCCGATGGCGTGCCGGCGACCAGGCAGGTGAGCTTCAAGGCGCGCGATGGCCTGTTGCTGCATGGCTATCTCACCCAGCCATTGCATGCGCAAGCCGGCACGCCACGACCGTTGATCGTGATGCCGCATGGCGGCCCGTTCGGGATCTTCGACAAGTGGGAATTCGATGACGACACCCAGCTGCTGGCGGCAGCCGGCTACGCAGTGCTGCGCGTCAACTACCGCGGCTCGGCCAACTACGGCTATGCATTTACCCAGGCCGGTGCCAGGGAGTGGGGCGGACGCATGCAGGACGATGTCACCGATGCCACCCGCTGGGCCATCGGCGAAGGCATTGCCGACGCATCGCGCATCTGCATCTATGGCGCCAGCTACGGCGGGTATGCGGCGCTGATGGGCGTGGCCAGGGAGCCGGCGCTGTATCGCTGCGCGGCCGGCTATGTGGGTGTCTACGATCTGGACATGATGGCACGCGATACCGGGCGCTCCGCGCGCTGGGCCAGGAACTGGACGGTCGATTGGCTGGGCGCACGCGACACCCTGGCCGCGCGCTCGCCGGTGACGCTGGCACGGCAGATCAAGGTGCCGGTGTTTCTGGCGGCCGGCGGCAAGGACGAGCGCGCGCCGATCGAACATACCAAGGCCATGGAGCGCGCCTTGAAGGGGGCCGGCGTACCGGTGGAGTCGCTGTACTTCCCCAACGAGGGCCACGGCTTCTACACCGAGGCGCATCGGCGCGAGTACTACACGCGCTTGCTGGCGTTCTTGAGCAAGCAGCTGGGTGGCGGGACCGCGAAGTAA
- a CDS encoding helix-turn-helix domain-containing protein, with protein sequence MSSPPPTLGTLVRHLIELLDGDLEAVYAASGLAWRPRYTPVLRVLMRLGPTSIKGLAQEIGITHSAASQTVAQMAKQRLVALKPGADARERIVVLTARTKQMIPALQHQWAATNAAAAQLDMELSVPLSAVLAEAIAALNQRSFATRISAAATALSSTPTP encoded by the coding sequence ATGAGTTCCCCACCCCCTACCCTCGGCACCCTGGTCCGGCACCTGATCGAGCTGCTCGACGGCGACCTGGAGGCGGTCTACGCCGCATCCGGCCTTGCCTGGCGACCCCGCTATACGCCCGTGCTGCGTGTGCTCATGCGGCTTGGCCCGACATCCATCAAGGGGCTGGCACAGGAGATCGGCATCACCCACTCCGCCGCCAGCCAGACCGTGGCGCAGATGGCCAAGCAGCGTCTGGTCGCACTCAAACCCGGTGCAGATGCACGCGAGCGCATCGTGGTGCTCACCGCCAGAACGAAGCAGATGATTCCAGCCTTGCAGCATCAGTGGGCAGCGACCAATGCAGCAGCCGCGCAACTGGATATGGAGCTGTCGGTGCCGCTGTCGGCAGTGCTTGCAGAAGCCATCGCCGCGTTGAACCAACGCTCGTTTGCAACCCGCATTTCCGCGGCAGCGACCGCACTTTCCAGCACGCCCACCCCATAG
- a CDS encoding DUF1615 domain-containing protein produces the protein MAVALLTACATQAPRAPQRSPEAVKADIARRLPASLPDRAGWANDVYVALSSQALDTSADHICAVLAVTEQESTYQANPVVPNLGRISRAEIDRRASAHHIPAFMVDAALRISSPDGRSYATRIAAARTEQELSRIFEDFTGSVPLGARLFDGLNPVHTAGPMQVSIAFAEQHAARYPYAPDSSIRHEVFSRRGGLWFGTTHLLGYPASYDALLYRFADFNAGWYASRNAAFQAALSKASGIALALDGDLLTPGASLEAPGGTERAARALGSQLAMSDRQLRRALEAGSTADFEDTELYRQVFALAERSAGKPLPRAVLPGITLDSPKITRTLTTAWFAQRVNERWKRCMGK, from the coding sequence ATGGCCGTCGCGCTGCTGACGGCCTGCGCCACCCAGGCACCGCGCGCGCCGCAACGCTCGCCGGAGGCAGTCAAGGCCGATATCGCGCGGCGCCTGCCGGCCAGCCTGCCCGACCGCGCGGGCTGGGCCAACGATGTCTACGTCGCGCTGTCGTCGCAGGCATTGGACACCAGCGCCGATCACATCTGTGCCGTGCTGGCGGTGACCGAGCAGGAGTCGACCTACCAGGCCAACCCGGTCGTGCCCAATCTCGGCAGGATTTCGCGCGCGGAGATCGACCGCCGCGCCAGCGCGCACCACATCCCGGCCTTCATGGTCGATGCCGCCCTGCGCATCTCCTCGCCGGATGGCCGCAGTTACGCCACCCGTATCGCCGCAGCGCGCACCGAGCAGGAGCTGAGCCGCATCTTCGAAGACTTCACCGGCAGCGTGCCGCTGGGCGCGCGCCTGTTCGACGGGCTCAATCCGGTGCACACCGCCGGGCCGATGCAGGTCAGCATCGCGTTTGCCGAACAACATGCCGCGCGCTACCCGTACGCGCCCGACAGCTCGATCCGCCACGAGGTGTTCAGCCGCCGCGGCGGGTTGTGGTTCGGCACCACCCATCTGCTGGGCTACCCCGCCAGCTACGACGCGCTGCTGTACCGCTTTGCCGACTTCAACGCCGGTTGGTACGCCAGTCGCAATGCCGCTTTCCAGGCCGCGCTGAGCAAGGCCAGCGGGATCGCGCTTGCGCTGGACGGCGACCTGCTCACGCCCGGCGCCAGCCTGGAGGCACCCGGCGGCACCGAGCGCGCCGCACGTGCGCTAGGCAGCCAGCTGGCGATGAGCGACCGGCAGCTGCGCCGCGCCCTGGAAGCCGGCAGCACCGCCGATTTCGAAGACACCGAGCTGTATCGCCAGGTATTCGCACTGGCCGAGCGCAGTGCCGGCAAGCCGCTACCGCGTGCCGTGCTGCCCGGCATCACCCTGGACAGCCCCAAGATCACCCGCACGCTGACCACTGCCTGGTTTGCGCAGCGGGTCAACGAGCGCTGGAAGCGCTGCATGGGCAAGTAG